The following DNA comes from Vibrio gigantis.
GTTTTTGTTGTTCTTTTAAGGTCTTCCAAGATTTATGCTGGCCTTTATTTATAGCTCTGATGAAGTGATTTTTCTCACGAACACCCATGCTATTAATGTAGGTGCCAAATTGGTCTTTCACTTCTTCAGTGATAAGTTTATCGCTTACTAGATCAGCAAAACCAAGTTCAACGTGTTTGTTCTGTACCTCGTCATAACCAGCTGTATATACAAAGTGAGTAAAATGACTGACGAACAAGTAGAATTTCTTGCCTTTAGAGATCAGAAAGAAGTCATAATCAGGGTTAATTTTATAGCGCTCGTCTGACACAATGTAGGCTTCATTTCCTTTCCGGTAAAAAGCTTTTTTGCTTCCATCAATTACCATCTTACCGACATCGGTCGTTCGTTGAATTGCGTGTACTTTGATGTCTTTGTCGTTTGGTACATTGACCATAAACGACACAACACCCATGTTTGCAATTTCCTTGTTAACCGTTTTATTAGGGTTACTCTTAGCGACATTTAAAGTGTTTATCAGAGAGGAGAAAAGACCAAGCAAATCTAAGTTAATTGGATCGTTTAGGTCTAAGCACCCCCAACAATCAGCCTCAGTTCGAACGGCACCGTCATCTTCTATCAAATCTACTATGGTGTTAACCGAAGCGAAATTATCCATCACTAGTTCTGTAAGGTAGTTTGCAGCGTTTATCCCTTTTGTTGTTTTAAGAATGTAGCTTGTAACGTTATCAAATACCTTAGATCGGGCTGTGTGGTGAAGCACAAAATGATTCACTGAGTTTGAAGCTATTGTGTTGGATTTAAGCTCAGTGAATAGTTGATTGGCTTCAGTTCGCATTAATACGCTTGTGGTTTTGGAAGCACTCGGTTTAGTCATAGATCACCTGACGATTGAAATTTTATTGTAAAGCAAGATATCCATTGGCTGAGGATTACTTGGGTCATATGTAAATTCTTGTATTATTTTCTTAGTTGTGACGACAACAAAATCTTCCTCAATGCCGCTTTCCAGTATTATTCTAGCTTTTACTAAAGCTATGCCGCTTTGGCGAATTAACGAGTTATATGGCCAAATTGGCGAGTACATTGAAAGTAACAATGTAGCGATTAAAGCAAGCTCGCTCGATGATGTGTACAGTACAGTGATTATGGTTATCAGTGCACTAGACTTTAAAAGCAATTCATTTTCATAGTGAAAAAATTGAATAACTTTAACTTGGTGTGATTCACCCACATCTAGATCTTTTGTGGTTTGTCTCTTGATAATCGATGTTAATAACTTCGTAGCCAAGAACGATAAAATGAGCGCAAAGACGCAATACAAAAAGAACGATTGTGTTGTCAATATATCCCACATTTCATTATTAACTTGATAGGGGATTAGACTTTCATCTTGCGCAGGTTCAATCAATTTAAAAGCATTAAACTGATTATCAATGGCTTCTTTAAACTCAAGGCCAAGTAAACAAACCCATAAAATTGAACTAATACTAAGAGACGACAAGAAAGTTATAAAACGAGGAATGTGATGATAGTTCATGTTCTTCCCTAAGTTCTAATGTCCCAACATTGTATGTGGTTTCATAAGCCTAAGCAATTGATCTTATAGACCGTCATTGTAATGCGACAACTCTTGGGTTAGTCGAATTTATCCCGTGATACAACATGAGGATTCACAACGAACAGCATTAGAAGAATGGATGACTTTTAGTAGGGCAAAACCTCATGAATAGATATGAATGAGTAAAAGGTCCATCCAACAATGGGCCACAAATTATTTAGAGCAACGACTCAATAACTTTGTGTTCATCAAGCGATTTGTCCTGTCATACCACATCTCCATTCTCACACCATCAGCCTTCCACTCTAGCCTGCCCCTAAAGCTAACAAACCATGCGCCCCCTTCAATAACACATATTTCCTTATGATCTTCCATTGCTTCGCACCCTAACCCCAAAAATATTCAGGCATATGTCATCAATGTGAAACCCCATCATTGAATCCGACAGGAGCCCGTAATGACTACCCCTAATTCTGATTACCAAAAACAACAGCGCTATCAGGAGAATGAAATCCTAGAGCATGCCGCTGAGATACTCGCCACACGCTATGTGCGTGGTGATGCCTTAATTAGTCCTAACTCCACTAAAGAGTATGTACGCTGCAAACTCGGCAGCTATGAACGTGAAGTGTTTGCTTTACTGCTACTGGATAACCAAAACCGACTGATTGAGTTTAAAGAGCTCTTTCATGGCACCGTCGATGCCGCCAGTGTCTACCCAAGAGAAGTAGTAAAAGCGGTGTTGGAAGTGAATGCCGCTGCGGTGATTATGGCTCACAACCACCCTTCAGGCGACTCTACCCCCTCACAAGCGGATAGAAGTATAACCGAAAGACTCAAGGATGCCTTAGCGCTGGTGGATGTGCGCGTATTGGACCATATCGTAACGGGCGAAATCTGCACCTCATTTGCTGAGCGAGGCTGGTTATGATTGAACAACACTATGGTGATATCAGTATCAATGATGCACTGCTCTCGTCACTAGAAAATCTTCTTATTGGTCACACACTGCCTGAACAGGCTGAAAGACTGGTATTAAACTGCCGTCAAATGAGTTACTACCGCCATCGTCAAGGACTGCACCCTATAGAGATACAGCTCAAACGAGAGTCACGCTCAGGTCCTTGGCTTATCGTGTTCTTTGCGAGCTTTTCTTACCCTAATGACAACAGTACTTCAGTAGAGCCAGAGCTGTACTTTCATCTTGCTAATCGTTGGTTCTATCAACCCGATACAGGAACAACGGATTTATCTCACCCAGAAGTGCAAGAGGTGCTCTCTGCTTGGATGAACGCATTAACTCGCCACCTAAGCCGAAACGTCTTTGATAGCGTGCA
Coding sequences within:
- a CDS encoding DUF2787 domain-containing protein, translated to MIEQHYGDISINDALLSSLENLLIGHTLPEQAERLVLNCRQMSYYRHRQGLHPIEIQLKRESRSGPWLIVFFASFSYPNDNSTSVEPELYFHLANRWFYQPDTGTTDLSHPEVQEVLSAWMNALTRHLSRNVFDSVQLSLVSSFN
- the radC gene encoding RadC family protein — encoded protein: MTTPNSDYQKQQRYQENEILEHAAEILATRYVRGDALISPNSTKEYVRCKLGSYEREVFALLLLDNQNRLIEFKELFHGTVDAASVYPREVVKAVLEVNAAAVIMAHNHPSGDSTPSQADRSITERLKDALALVDVRVLDHIVTGEICTSFAERGWL